One stretch of Pseudoramibacter sp. DNA includes these proteins:
- a CDS encoding DUF4373 domain-containing protein, which produces MTRFSKAGVDYFPVDVAFDDNLELLIAEFGADGLYVFIRLLQRIYGLYGYYCPFGDDARLLFAGHIGLPEKRVGDIAACAVRRGLFDPGCYEKYHILTSAGIQRRYFEIVRRRKAVETNGDYLLIDVDKILKNADKTEQSKAEQSKAKQSTVKRSRGWGRRRTPGPAEPADPKDYKQRAEMIDALAEADTNRLMAMAEKLEQQEACHG; this is translated from the coding sequence ATGACCAGATTCAGCAAAGCCGGGGTGGATTATTTCCCCGTGGACGTCGCCTTTGACGACAATTTGGAGCTGCTCATCGCCGAGTTCGGCGCCGACGGGCTTTATGTGTTCATCCGCCTGCTCCAGCGCATTTACGGCCTGTACGGCTACTACTGCCCCTTCGGGGACGACGCGCGCCTGCTGTTCGCCGGGCACATCGGCCTGCCTGAGAAGCGGGTGGGGGACATCGCCGCCTGCGCCGTGCGCCGGGGCCTTTTCGATCCCGGGTGCTACGAAAAATACCACATCCTCACCAGCGCCGGGATTCAGCGCCGGTATTTCGAGATCGTGCGCCGCAGGAAGGCCGTGGAAACCAACGGGGACTATTTACTCATCGATGTCGACAAAATCTTAAAAAATGCCGACAAAACCGAACAAAGTAAAGCAGAGCAAAGTAAAGCAAAGCAGAGCACGGTGAAGCGCAGCAGAGGATGGGGGCGCCGCAGGACGCCCGGGCCGGCGGAGCCGGCAGACCCCAAAGACTACAAACAAAGGGCCGAGATGATCGACGCCCTCGCCGAAGCCGACACCAACCGCCTCATGGCCATGGCCGAAAAGCTGGAGCAGCAGGAGGCCTGCCATGGATAA
- a CDS encoding SDR family NAD(P)-dependent oxidoreductase: MMRTVLRQAFFTAVGFTGRVIVGFGIVAFILIIVTALILRSQRKKGDDALHIALITGASSGLGAAFAREIVRKEKGIDAIWLIARRKERLDALAEELESKGMAAKVLPLDLTKPESYTVLKNKLKNSGVRVRILIPCAGLGKIGAAADMAPKDADAMIGLNDRAAVDTTAAVLPFMDKGSRILEICSTAAFQPLPHFAVYAASKVMLYHYSRALRTELLPRGIAVTAVCPYWMADTEFIPIAKAAENAGEKPEIKNFAGGAKSTSVARRALATSRRGFAVSTPGAFCTIHRFFSKLIPREVMIAFWEILRRL, from the coding sequence ATGATGCGCACTGTTCTGCGCCAGGCCTTTTTCACCGCCGTGGGCTTCACGGGCCGGGTGATTGTCGGCTTCGGCATCGTGGCGTTTATATTAATTATCGTCACGGCTTTAATTTTAAGAAGTCAGAGAAAGAAAGGGGACGACGCGCTCCACATCGCGCTGATCACCGGGGCGTCCAGTGGTCTCGGCGCCGCCTTCGCCCGGGAAATCGTGCGGAAAGAAAAGGGGATCGACGCGATCTGGCTGATCGCCCGCCGGAAAGAACGCCTCGACGCTTTGGCTGAAGAATTAGAGTCAAAGGGAATGGCCGCCAAAGTGCTGCCTTTGGATCTTACGAAGCCGGAATCTTATACCGTATTAAAAAATAAGTTGAAAAACAGCGGGGTGCGCGTCCGGATTTTAATTCCGTGCGCCGGCCTCGGGAAAATCGGCGCCGCCGCGGACATGGCCCCGAAGGACGCCGACGCGATGATCGGCCTCAACGACCGGGCCGCGGTGGACACCACCGCCGCGGTGCTGCCCTTTATGGATAAGGGGAGCCGGATCTTAGAAATCTGCTCCACCGCCGCCTTCCAGCCCCTGCCCCACTTCGCCGTGTACGCCGCGTCGAAAGTGATGCTCTATCATTATTCGAGAGCCCTCAGGACAGAGCTGCTCCCGCGGGGCATCGCCGTCACCGCCGTCTGCCCGTACTGGATGGCCGACACCGAGTTCATCCCCATCGCCAAGGCCGCAGAAAATGCCGGCGAAAAGCCAGAGATAAAAAACTTCGCCGGGGGTGCGAAATCCACCTCGGTTGCCCGCCGGGCCCTCGCCACCTCCCGCCGGGGCTTCGCCGTGTCCACCCCGGGCGCCTTCTGCACCATTCACCGCTTTTTCTCGAAGCTCATCCCCCGGGAAGTGATGATCGCGTTCTGGGAAATTCTGCGGCGCTTATAA
- the pyrB gene encoding aspartate carbamoyltransferase has product MADQNSDALSAGLVGRQLIEPGDFSVAELESIFELADQIIADPKTAGDWAKGRLMASLFYEPSTRTRFSFESAMMRLGGRVFGFDDPKTSSVSKGETLMDTAKIISCYADIAVIRHPKEGTARLFAQSVPGMPVINAGDGGHEHPTQTLTDLLTIRHLLGSCDGHTIGLCGDLLFGRTIHSLVKTLNRYKGNRFVFISPKELRMPEYFLSMLPEGSYIETDSLDDVIGDLDILYMSRVQRERFVNEEEYIRLKDVYILDKKKMKKARQDMIVMHPLPRVNEIATEVDADPRAVYFKQAKFGMYVRMALISKLLGVGR; this is encoded by the coding sequence ATGGCAGATCAGAACAGTGATGCGTTAAGCGCCGGTTTAGTGGGGCGTCAGCTCATCGAGCCCGGAGATTTCTCCGTCGCGGAACTGGAATCCATTTTTGAATTGGCGGATCAGATCATCGCCGACCCGAAGACGGCCGGGGACTGGGCGAAGGGCAGACTCATGGCGAGCCTGTTCTACGAACCGTCGACCCGAACCCGGTTCAGCTTTGAATCGGCGATGATGCGCCTCGGCGGGCGGGTCTTCGGCTTCGACGACCCGAAAACCTCGTCGGTGTCCAAGGGCGAAACCCTCATGGACACGGCGAAAATCATTTCGTGCTACGCGGACATCGCGGTGATCCGCCACCCGAAGGAAGGCACGGCGCGGCTCTTCGCCCAGTCGGTGCCCGGGATGCCCGTGATCAACGCCGGGGACGGCGGCCACGAACACCCGACCCAGACCCTGACGGATCTGCTGACGATCCGCCACCTCCTCGGCAGCTGCGACGGCCACACCATCGGCCTGTGCGGGGACCTGCTCTTCGGCCGGACGATCCACTCCCTGGTCAAGACCTTAAACCGCTACAAGGGCAACCGCTTCGTCTTCATCTCTCCGAAGGAACTCAGGATGCCGGAATATTTCCTCTCGATGCTTCCCGAAGGCAGCTACATCGAAACGGACAGCCTCGACGACGTCATCGGGGATCTGGATATTCTGTACATGAGCCGGGTCCAGCGGGAACGCTTCGTCAACGAAGAAGAATATATCAGATTAAAAGACGTCTATATTTTAGACAAGAAGAAGATGAAAAAAGCCCGGCAGGACATGATCGTCATGCACCCGCTGCCCCGGGTCAACGAAATCGCCACCGAAGTGGACGCCGACCCGAGAGCGGTGTACTTCAAGCAGGCGAAGTTCGGCATGTACGTCCGCATGGCTTTAATCAGCAAATTACTGGGGGTAGGCAGATGA
- a CDS encoding holin, which produces MKAWLKAAGLRALRTFIQTFAAALAVGTTLANAPWREALSQAALAALLALLGAASGLPELSDEDHL; this is translated from the coding sequence GTGAAGGCGTGGCTCAAAGCCGCGGGGCTAAGAGCCCTGCGCACCTTCATCCAGACCTTCGCGGCGGCCCTGGCCGTGGGCACCACCCTCGCCAACGCCCCGTGGCGGGAGGCCCTGTCCCAGGCGGCCCTCGCGGCGCTCCTCGCGCTGCTCGGGGCCGCGTCGGGGCTGCCGGAGCTTTCAGATGAAGATCATCTTTAG
- a CDS encoding DUF2922 family protein: MAKTQELSVKFNLASGDVMTLTIGDFKNALLDSDIKTSLDAMVKAGALGIGADAVTGVASAQRVTTEKTDVNLA, encoded by the coding sequence ATGGCAAAAACTCAGGAACTTTCAGTAAAATTCAACCTGGCGTCCGGGGACGTCATGACCTTGACCATCGGCGACTTCAAGAACGCGCTCCTCGACAGCGACATCAAGACCAGCCTTGACGCGATGGTGAAAGCCGGGGCGCTGGGCATCGGCGCCGACGCCGTCACCGGGGTGGCCTCCGCTCAGCGGGTCACCACGGAAAAAACCGACGTCAACCTGGCATGA
- a CDS encoding DUF1659 domain-containing protein, whose protein sequence is MAVTKKLTGQTLRMRNVKDMDDGKTKNVNRDVSKILTAASPDAILAVAGAYDALTTMTMESAYVVTSEELING, encoded by the coding sequence ATGGCTGTAACGAAAAAACTCACTGGACAGACTTTGAGAATGCGCAACGTGAAGGATATGGACGACGGGAAGACGAAAAACGTCAACCGCGACGTCTCGAAGATCCTCACCGCGGCGAGCCCCGACGCGATTCTGGCCGTCGCCGGCGCCTACGACGCCCTGACGACCATGACCATGGAATCCGCCTACGTCGTGACCTCTGAAGAGCTCATCAACGGCTGA
- a CDS encoding GH25 family lysozyme: MALYGVDISSYQTRVDYTLWSFYMIKASEGRTLKDKMLDIHYNGVHGEDRLFGFYHYAHPENNDIVDEAKFFLDLVGRHAGHAVYALDWEGKALNYGPKTALRWLDYVYSVTKVRPLFYCSDSRTARYAEIAKHDYGLWVAKYSSRGPAHIGWPFCAMWQYSAKDMDYDVFFGTPFTWKQYAAQGAMTASTLPEHSAAPRDKWVVMIQKELNIQYHAGLAVDGIPGPKTLAWCPMLTRRSRGRITRLVQLRLGVTPDGFFGDQTLAAVKNFQGAKGLTVDGIVGRNTWWALLTQGRL; this comes from the coding sequence ATGGCCTTATACGGCGTCGACATTTCATCTTATCAGACCCGCGTGGACTACACCCTGTGGTCCTTCTACATGATCAAAGCCTCTGAGGGGCGCACCCTCAAGGACAAGATGCTCGACATCCACTACAATGGGGTGCACGGCGAAGACCGCCTCTTCGGCTTCTACCACTACGCCCACCCGGAAAACAACGACATCGTCGACGAGGCGAAGTTCTTTTTAGACCTCGTGGGGCGCCACGCCGGCCACGCGGTGTACGCCCTGGACTGGGAGGGCAAGGCCCTAAACTACGGCCCGAAGACGGCCCTGCGGTGGCTCGACTACGTGTACAGCGTCACCAAGGTGCGCCCGCTGTTTTACTGCTCCGACAGCCGCACCGCCCGGTACGCCGAGATCGCGAAGCACGACTACGGCCTGTGGGTGGCGAAGTATTCCTCCCGGGGGCCCGCCCACATCGGCTGGCCCTTCTGCGCCATGTGGCAGTATTCGGCGAAGGACATGGACTACGACGTGTTCTTCGGCACCCCCTTCACGTGGAAGCAGTACGCCGCCCAGGGCGCCATGACCGCCTCGACCCTGCCCGAGCACAGCGCTGCCCCCCGGGACAAATGGGTCGTGATGATCCAGAAGGAGCTCAACATCCAGTACCATGCGGGCCTCGCCGTCGACGGCATTCCGGGGCCCAAAACCCTGGCCTGGTGCCCGATGCTCACCCGGCGCAGCCGGGGCCGCATCACTCGCCTGGTGCAGCTGCGCCTCGGGGTCACCCCCGACGGCTTCTTCGGGGACCAGACCTTAGCCGCCGTCAAAAACTTTCAGGGGGCCAAGGGCCTTACCGTGGACGGCATCGTCGGCCGCAATACCTGGTGGGCCCTGCTCACCCAGGGCCGCCTGTAG
- a CDS encoding SIR2 family protein: MDWRDSVKAVRRAAAAGQLVIFVGSGVSANSGLPTWKEMILQIAERLPADFNSDAPFNPDTYLRIPEYLYEQDTSPNHQYYYQTIGEILSSDAPANPIDDLILDIRPHHIITTNADALLERSASLNTRLYAVVSKDADLLSKSSQHYLIKMHGDIQDPETVVVKESDYLDYEQNHPLLSTFIRSLLINHTFLFIGYSLNDYNLNLILNWIHFFRKQLKVKRRPDNFLVQTKTPSPYEVRRLESRDMTVVDLNTLPDVILRRAAIPQSLTAPYGRRLYAYLATIEDKGLFQTVLPLGTALSEALEPLKSYRRIAPADLLAAFDFGPAELVNTTLILKDPALGRRLAPVLTAPGPVRDAFSRAGITAVSAGGETTGLPPYPGDPADAELKAAYLDNRYTNLEKALADASPAAKIAGGWLLGKDVSQAVAEERKALDPADAAAFTLHTLRACLAGCPDPPGTTLSQILSAGSLEGQPGTGFVRALFTHAPEAMGMLRDRDRLEDVLKDPDPPKNQGAVAAHIAGRLFARARSAYFFILDNHLPFPASSAEAYFKYAIQGLLCLSASPYKRPWDAVDLDLASKGARPRELARWLVRYTPGEIALDDPVRGAKLYENRLAAQRAYPNLSFAPLESLGMLLARTPLPEKRRAELRDEGLTTCLAALTRSPDRAGEIFAAAKPLFASKAPVPESRRWHALLTQPAFRRMRLPGAPRIAARLEKDLKKT; encoded by the coding sequence ATGGACTGGCGGGATTCGGTGAAGGCGGTGCGCCGGGCGGCGGCCGCGGGGCAGCTCGTGATCTTCGTGGGCTCGGGGGTGTCGGCCAATTCGGGGCTGCCGACCTGGAAGGAGATGATCCTCCAGATCGCGGAGCGGCTCCCGGCGGACTTCAACAGCGACGCCCCCTTCAACCCCGACACCTACCTGCGCATCCCCGAGTACCTCTACGAGCAGGACACGAGCCCCAATCATCAGTACTATTATCAGACCATCGGGGAGATTTTATCGTCCGACGCGCCGGCGAACCCCATCGACGACCTGATTCTCGACATCCGTCCCCATCACATCATCACGACCAATGCCGACGCTTTATTAGAACGCTCCGCGTCGCTCAACACAAGGCTTTACGCCGTGGTCTCGAAAGATGCGGATCTGCTGTCCAAATCTTCCCAGCATTATCTGATCAAAATGCATGGAGATATTCAAGATCCCGAAACCGTAGTCGTCAAAGAGAGCGATTATTTAGATTACGAACAGAATCATCCGCTGCTCTCGACTTTTATCAGATCGCTCTTGATTAATCACACGTTCTTGTTTATCGGTTATTCGTTAAACGACTATAACTTAAATTTAATCTTAAACTGGATTCACTTCTTTAGAAAACAGCTCAAAGTCAAGCGCCGGCCGGACAACTTCCTCGTCCAGACCAAGACCCCGTCCCCTTACGAAGTGAGACGGCTCGAAAGCCGGGACATGACCGTGGTGGACCTCAACACCCTGCCGGACGTGATTCTCCGCCGGGCGGCGATTCCCCAGAGCCTCACCGCGCCCTACGGCAGACGGCTTTACGCCTATCTGGCCACCATCGAAGACAAGGGGCTGTTCCAGACGGTGCTGCCTTTGGGGACGGCGCTGTCGGAAGCCTTGGAGCCCCTGAAATCCTACCGCCGTATCGCCCCGGCGGATTTATTAGCCGCCTTCGATTTCGGGCCGGCGGAGCTCGTGAACACCACGCTGATCTTAAAAGACCCGGCCCTGGGCAGAAGGCTCGCCCCGGTGCTCACCGCCCCCGGGCCGGTGCGGGACGCCTTTTCCCGGGCGGGCATCACCGCCGTGAGCGCCGGGGGCGAAACCACGGGGCTGCCCCCGTACCCCGGCGATCCCGCCGACGCCGAACTGAAGGCCGCCTACCTCGACAACCGCTACACCAATCTCGAAAAGGCCCTCGCCGACGCGTCCCCCGCGGCGAAAATCGCCGGCGGGTGGCTATTGGGAAAGGATGTCTCTCAGGCCGTGGCCGAAGAGCGCAAAGCCTTAGACCCCGCTGACGCCGCGGCCTTCACCCTGCACACCCTGAGGGCCTGCCTCGCCGGCTGCCCCGACCCGCCGGGCACGACCCTGTCCCAGATCCTCTCCGCCGGAAGTCTCGAAGGCCAGCCGGGCACGGGCTTCGTCCGGGCGCTGTTCACCCACGCCCCGGAAGCCATGGGGATGCTTCGGGACCGGGACCGCCTCGAAGACGTCCTCAAAGACCCGGACCCGCCGAAAAACCAGGGCGCCGTGGCCGCCCACATCGCCGGCCGGCTTTTCGCGAGAGCCCGGAGCGCCTACTTCTTCATCCTCGACAACCACCTGCCCTTCCCGGCCTCCAGCGCCGAAGCCTATTTCAAGTACGCGATTCAGGGGCTTTTGTGTTTATCCGCCTCCCCTTACAAACGGCCCTGGGACGCCGTGGATTTAGACCTCGCGTCCAAGGGGGCGCGGCCCCGGGAACTGGCCCGGTGGCTCGTGCGCTACACCCCCGGGGAAATCGCCCTGGACGACCCGGTGCGGGGGGCGAAGCTCTACGAAAACCGCCTGGCCGCCCAGCGGGCCTACCCGAACCTGTCCTTCGCGCCCCTGGAAAGCCTCGGCATGCTTTTGGCCCGCACGCCCCTGCCCGAAAAGCGCCGGGCCGAACTCCGGGACGAGGGCCTCACCACCTGTCTCGCCGCTTTGACCCGCTCGCCGGACCGGGCCGGGGAAATCTTCGCCGCGGCGAAGCCCCTGTTCGCCTCCAAGGCGCCAGTGCCCGAAAGCCGCCGCTGGCACGCCCTGCTGACCCAGCCGGCCTTCCGCCGCATGCGCCTGCCCGGGGCGCCCCGGATTGCCGCCCGCCTCGAAAAAGATCTGAAAAAGACTTAA
- a CDS encoding arsenic efflux protein gives MTAIFLDAVIDTLKLIPFLFVTYLIMEAFEARTADDTSQMLAKVGPFGPIVGAGVGLIPQCGFSAAASSLFAGGLISPGTLIAVFLSTSDEMLPIFLSEHVALSTLGRILAAKAAIAVITGLVIDMVIKLLKPAPPKHIHDLCEHDHCGCEEDHGGGFPAICRAALKHTLNITLFIFIITVALAFVVEGVGSNAIANFLANRPAFGVCLSALIGLIPNCAASVMLTQLYLSRLITAAQMIAGLSVGAGVGLLVLYRTNRPMKENIILTLVLYGAGVAWGLLFELLHLSF, from the coding sequence ATGACAGCCATTTTCCTCGACGCGGTGATTGACACCTTAAAGCTCATTCCGTTTCTCTTTGTCACCTATCTGATCATGGAGGCCTTCGAGGCCCGCACCGCCGACGACACGTCCCAGATGCTCGCGAAGGTTGGCCCCTTCGGCCCCATCGTCGGCGCCGGGGTCGGCCTCATCCCCCAGTGCGGCTTCTCCGCCGCGGCGTCGAGCCTGTTCGCCGGAGGGCTGATCTCCCCGGGGACGCTGATCGCCGTGTTTCTGTCCACCTCTGACGAAATGCTGCCGATCTTTTTGTCTGAGCACGTGGCCCTGTCGACCCTCGGGCGCATCCTCGCCGCCAAGGCCGCCATCGCCGTGATCACCGGGCTTGTCATCGACATGGTGATCAAGCTCCTGAAGCCCGCGCCCCCGAAGCATATCCACGACCTGTGCGAACACGACCACTGCGGCTGCGAAGAAGACCACGGCGGCGGTTTTCCCGCGATTTGCCGGGCGGCCCTGAAGCACACGTTAAACATCACCCTCTTTATTTTCATCATCACCGTGGCCCTGGCCTTTGTGGTCGAAGGGGTCGGCTCCAATGCCATCGCGAACTTTCTCGCGAACCGGCCGGCCTTCGGGGTGTGCCTGTCGGCCCTCATCGGCCTGATCCCCAACTGCGCCGCGTCGGTGATGCTCACCCAGCTCTACCTGTCCCGGCTCATCACCGCGGCCCAGATGATCGCGGGGCTTTCAGTTGGCGCCGGGGTCGGCCTTTTGGTGCTGTACCGGACCAACCGCCCGATGAAAGAAAATATCATTCTGACCCTCGTCCTTTACGGCGCCGGGGTCGCCTGGGGGCTGCTGTTTGAATTGCTACATTTGTCATTTTAA
- a CDS encoding sigma-70 family RNA polymerase sigma factor, translating to MDKPRNDNTFDATARLVRQAQAGDKTAMKTLILAFKPLIYKTAGPFPDFEDAVSDFNLDLIQAVKAFDAEKGVYFPVYLKDIMMKQAKKRWRKIKPEAEYFDTTDEVHPGTANTEDRADHHQRMHQVYKAMQYLSPAQQDIMRAYYLEGQPLKTIAARRCCKLETVRTLQKRGVKKLKEKLILKK from the coding sequence ATGGATAAACCCCGCAATGACAACACCTTCGACGCCACCGCCCGCCTGGTGAGACAGGCCCAGGCCGGGGACAAGACCGCCATGAAGACCCTGATCCTCGCCTTCAAGCCCCTGATTTACAAGACCGCCGGGCCCTTTCCGGATTTTGAGGACGCGGTGTCGGACTTTAATCTGGATTTAATTCAAGCGGTCAAAGCCTTTGATGCTGAAAAAGGCGTGTATTTTCCCGTGTACCTCAAAGACATCATGATGAAGCAGGCGAAGAAGCGCTGGCGGAAAATCAAGCCCGAGGCCGAGTATTTCGACACGACGGATGAAGTGCATCCGGGAACGGCTAATACTGAAGACAGAGCCGATCATCATCAGCGCATGCATCAGGTTTACAAGGCGATGCAGTATTTGTCGCCGGCCCAGCAGGACATCATGCGCGCCTATTATCTTGAAGGCCAGCCCCTCAAGACGATCGCCGCCAGACGGTGCTGCAAGCTCGAAACAGTGCGGACTTTGCAGAAGCGGGGCGTCAAGAAACTTAAAGAAAAATTAATTTTAAAAAAATAG
- a CDS encoding aspartate carbamoyltransferase regulatory subunit: MINVSQIKKGIVIDHIEAGHGIHIFKELHLDELTDPVVLLTNIPSNKSGTKDMIKIETDFKLDMNVLGLIDPNVTINFVQQGKVTSKLKLTLPREVVGILKCKNPRCITNQENVPDVHFYLVDEAKKIYRCEYCDAYTTFKPQN; this comes from the coding sequence ATGATCAACGTATCACAAATCAAAAAGGGCATCGTCATCGACCACATCGAAGCGGGCCACGGCATTCACATTTTCAAGGAACTCCATTTGGACGAGCTCACCGACCCGGTGGTGCTGCTGACCAACATCCCGAGCAACAAGAGCGGCACCAAGGACATGATCAAGATCGAAACGGACTTCAAGCTCGACATGAACGTCCTCGGCCTCATCGACCCCAACGTGACGATCAACTTCGTCCAGCAGGGGAAGGTCACGAGCAAGCTCAAGCTCACCCTGCCGAGGGAAGTGGTCGGCATCCTAAAATGCAAGAACCCCCGGTGCATCACCAACCAGGAAAACGTCCCCGACGTGCATTTCTATCTGGTTGATGAAGCGAAGAAAATCTACCGCTGCGAATACTGCGACGCCTACACCACGTTCAAGCCGCAGAACTAG
- a CDS encoding DapH/DapD/GlmU-related protein: MSDFKQPTEADFERLSSPQEIRLWEDYLKDKAPAHFQRSIMADMDHFLFLCPDANLVVELEKFRHFSDSAGTGSGKKGDALRSMGLKLLTFTYREVQADFDGVCDQIAHAVSRAMGQKSLVDIPHRRRLPLDDDNTVKPHQGYHVTVSGDYKLEGREDFAKRKEMESDGLFHGNADLLKHITSDVGGTYGGNARILEDFDTGVPTYGGNAGITDSLGKSDVPTYGGNAKITESLGKSDISTYGGNSGILKNDDTDAPDGYGYARFNKRGVPDIPLKGNWQRLKAEKAAEKEAEASASSSQQADKPGESEGAGAPTAPPKPAAPAPDKAVPEADTTVKKVGVPEPTPAAKAALAAAGEREKERPKMEDTKSSAQASDKHIFIAKGAVIVGDVRVGDDSSIWFGAVLRGDQAPITIGDGTNVQDGTVVHVDLKTPTIVGDGVTIGHNCTIHGCDIGDNVLIGMGSTIMNRAEIPDNCIVGAGSLVTQGKSFPEGSLILGSPAKAVRKLTDEEIQGIRDNAEEYKQLMDLYEGQPFEAIPGGFVKLIDD, translated from the coding sequence ATGAGTGATTTTAAACAACCGACCGAAGCGGATTTCGAACGCCTGTCCTCGCCTCAGGAAATCCGGCTTTGGGAAGATTATCTGAAAGACAAGGCGCCGGCGCACTTCCAGCGCAGTATCATGGCGGACATGGACCATTTTCTGTTCCTGTGTCCCGACGCGAACCTCGTGGTGGAACTGGAAAAATTCCGCCACTTCTCCGACTCCGCCGGTACCGGCAGCGGCAAAAAAGGCGACGCCCTGCGGAGCATGGGCTTAAAGCTATTGACCTTCACCTACCGGGAAGTTCAGGCGGATTTTGACGGGGTCTGCGATCAGATCGCCCACGCCGTAAGCCGCGCCATGGGCCAGAAGAGCCTCGTGGACATTCCCCACAGACGCCGCCTGCCCCTGGACGACGACAACACCGTGAAGCCCCACCAGGGCTACCATGTCACGGTCTCCGGGGACTACAAGCTCGAAGGCCGGGAAGATTTCGCGAAGCGCAAGGAAATGGAATCCGACGGGCTGTTCCACGGCAACGCCGATCTCTTAAAGCACATCACCTCTGATGTGGGCGGCACCTACGGCGGCAACGCCCGCATCTTAGAAGACTTCGACACCGGGGTCCCCACTTACGGGGGCAACGCCGGGATCACCGACAGCCTTGGAAAATCCGACGTGCCGACTTACGGCGGGAATGCAAAAATCACCGAAAGCCTCGGCAAATCTGATATCTCGACCTACGGCGGCAATTCGGGGATTCTTAAAAACGACGACACCGACGCCCCGGACGGCTACGGCTATGCCCGCTTCAACAAGCGGGGCGTGCCGGACATCCCCCTCAAGGGGAACTGGCAGCGCCTGAAGGCCGAAAAGGCGGCGGAAAAAGAAGCCGAAGCTTCAGCTTCTTCATCACAACAGGCAGACAAGCCGGGGGAGTCTGAGGGCGCAGGCGCGCCGACGGCTCCCCCAAAACCGGCAGCACCGGCTCCCGACAAGGCTGTTCCTGAAGCGGACACCACGGTGAAAAAGGTCGGGGTGCCGGAACCGACGCCGGCCGCGAAAGCGGCCCTGGCGGCTGCCGGTGAACGGGAAAAGGAGAGACCAAAAATGGAAGACACCAAATCATCAGCACAAGCATCTGACAAGCACATCTTCATCGCCAAAGGGGCGGTGATTGTCGGCGACGTCCGGGTCGGCGACGACTCGTCGATCTGGTTCGGGGCGGTGCTCCGGGGCGATCAGGCGCCCATCACCATCGGCGACGGCACCAACGTCCAGGACGGCACCGTGGTCCACGTGGACTTAAAGACGCCGACCATCGTCGGGGACGGCGTGACCATCGGCCACAACTGCACGATCCACGGCTGCGACATCGGGGACAACGTCCTCATCGGCATGGGCTCGACGATCATGAACCGGGCCGAAATCCCGGACAACTGCATCGTCGGCGCGGGGTCCCTGGTGACCCAGGGCAAGTCCTTCCCCGAAGGCTCGCTGATTCTCGGCAGTCCGGCGAAGGCCGTGCGGAAGCTCACCGACGAAGAAATCCAGGGCATCCGGGACAACGCCGAAGAATACAAACAGCTCATGGATCTCTACGAAGGACAGCCTTTCGAGGCGATCCCCGGGGGATTTGTGAAGCTCATCGACGACTAA